The following is a genomic window from Benincasa hispida cultivar B227 chromosome 7, ASM972705v1, whole genome shotgun sequence.
CGAGCTTTGTTTGATGGTTCGGTTCTATAAATGCAAACCAACATTTCCAGTAAAATGTTCACAGATAAAAGATGCAGACACAAAAAACCCAACACATCAGAACATTGTAAAACAAGCAAGTTAAAAGTGGAAACGGTAAACATATCATCAGAGGAGCAAAAAACAGTTGCCATGGTGAAATTTCTTCAGCTCAAAGTTTCAAACAGTTTGCTTAGATTTATTGTTTCGTAActaatttgttttttgtttttgtttttgaaaattaaacctataaacactacttctacctctaaatttcttcctttgttatctactttttaccaatggtttaaaaaaccaagtcaaattttgagaactaaaaaaagtagctttcaaaaagtagtttttgttttagaaatttggctaagaattcaaccattgtacttaagaaagatgtagattattgtaagaaatgtagatgaaatagacttaattttcaaaaataaaaacaaaaaatcaaatgtttacCAAATAGAACCTTAATTCTACACATGAAATCTgagatatcatatataataataatttttttaaaaagaaaaaaaaaagggctgCCAAACAGCATAATGTTTGTGGAAAATGAAGCTGGGTATCTGTTTAGCAAACCATATTCACCAGATATCTAGACATTGAACTATGAATTATATTTATGTCAACCATAACACTTAAATTAGTGAATAACAATTCGGACATGTAGAGCATCAGAATTTGAATACACAACAACACAGATCAATCTATCAAAAGGAAGcaaagagaggaaaaagaatGTTCTCACGCGGGACGAGATTCCCTTAGGGTGGTAACTTTCCAGATAAGTACATCGAAAGCTTCTCCCTTGCGATGGAAGCAGTATTGTCGACGAATTCACAACTTTGTTGTCGGTAACTTGGATCGTGATGATGAGACAAGGGCATTTCGTCTTGCACCTCGTCCTCCATATCGATCACTATATTGTGAAGCAAGCAGCAAACAAGAATGATCCTTGGTAGTCTATGTTTGTCAGGCTTCCACATTACCCCTTTAATGATCTTCCACATCTCTTTCAACCTTGTCAATGCCCTTTGAGCCACCAACCTGGTGGCGAAATGCCGCTTATTGAACTCGGTCTGATAATCCGAAAGGCCTTTCCCTTGATAAGGAGTTAGTAGCCATGGCAAGAGGGGAAAACCAGAGTCTCCTATTATATACTCTCCTAGTTCTGAACTCTCCGAGAGCTTCATCTTCTTGCCATTCAACCGCTCGCTGTCTTgtgaaagtttaaaaaatccCGAGCTTTGGAGCACAAGAGCGTCGCTCAAACTTCCTGGCCAACCTGTGATGATGTCACAGAATCTCATTTCTGGGTCTACAATCACTTGCAAGATCATGCTGCAGTTTTTCTCACGGTCAAGCCAGATGCCATTTGCAGATTCTGTCGTTGGCAAAGTCATCATAATGTGCGTCGTTTCGATTACACCGCAACAATTAGGAAGACCTCTGATTTTCTTAAACTTGGACTTTATCTGATCCATATCTTCTTCTGTTGAAGGCCACGAGAGATGGTGGAGGCCTTTCTCTTCCATTGCCTCCACGAAACGCCAAGTTATTTGAGAAACTGATGATTGATTCATTCCAAACGACTCACCAATATTAGATAACGATTCACCAGAGCAAAGTCGCCTAAGAGCAACAGCGACTTGATCATTTAGAGACAAAGGCTTGCCATTTAAGTCTGTAAAATTTGAAGTTTTAGCCATCATAACTTCCTTAACAAGAGAACAGATATAGCTGAATgtctttcttgaaattttgaaaaccgATTCAAATTTTGTATTCTTTGACTGAGATAATGGCCCTGATTGGAGGCAAACATAAGGACAAAAGATATATCAGTCCCTGCAGCAAATGTTCTGATACTAAGAAAAACTCTTTACTGCTGCCATGGTACTTTTCCAGGTATGATAGATAGAGAGAAGATAATTCATAGTAAAGGTATAACAATTGACATTATTAGTGATGCTAATTAATATCAGATCAAGATATCCAACTCAATGATCACTAAACAAAGATTGACGTAAAATTTTGTGAGCAATAAGCCAGAAGAGATGCTGTAGTTAATTCAGATAATAATCTGACGAAGTCATTTGACCACACATTTAGTCAAATCCTTTGATATTAAACTAAAAGTAAAGATTTACTTATTGCATCGTAAATCGTGGCCAGAACAAAGTAACTGCTAACTGTGACAACAGGCCAATGACTTACTCAACATTGACATGAGTGAGAACTTCTATTTTAGCACATAGATTAATGCTACAGAAAAATCTCTAACAATAAAAAGTTAAACCCTTCACATGAACTAATATGTAGTGTACATTCAGTTTATGAAGTCCAAATCATCTTAAACCGTAACCAACATTTCAAAACATTGAATATGTAAAAAGAATTGCTGGTATCTAATAAAACTGAACATCAGCATGTGTTAATTTTTGGTACATGAAGCTCATTTAGCCTTCTGGTTTTACTAATATCTAACCAAATCCGCCCACTTTGATCATGTTGTTAGGTTCTCCAATAACTTCAAATCAAGAAATATTAAACCTGCTGCTTCCGTTGCCAAACTTCTAAGTATTTCTGGGAATTTGGATTGAAGTTTGATCTATTGTTGTTTGGTTGTCAGCTCATCTAGTTGATGCATATTCGAAAATGATTGTGTTCGAATAGGCCAAATAAGAATATTTGCTAATAGGTGCCTGAAACATCTTTTTAGTATAATAGAGAGCAATTGTGACATGGAAGAAGTATAGGTCCAATTTGAAAAGAATGCTGATATACTATAAAAGACAATGGGCAAGAAAAATGGAGGATAGATAGTGATAAAACTGATGAACTTACtgctaatgaaaaaaaatatattgattactaaattttgtataaataatgaCCTTACTTGAACAGAATCAATTCTATTAGGTTATAGAACTATGTCCTTGAGTTCTAATATCTTGTATAAACTCTAGTTTCAAGGGATCATAAGAGAACAAATTTGAGAAATCTGGTTTTACATCCATTCTTGATTCTTTCACTCAAAAAATCGTCAAGAACTGTTGTCCTAATAAGGCTTTTACACGTCAAGAAACAATATTATCTGTCAGGGACATttagaaattgataaaattcTCAAATGTGTTTTCCAATGATGGGGTcggtcttaattttttttacacgTGCTAAAAAAATTCTGTCTCATTTGTGAAATTCAATCAAGAATACATACTAAAAATATGGGCTGTCCTAAAATTATAGATTTCTTGTAAAATTCTAAACTCCTGAAAAGTGTTAGCGAAAAATACAgattataaagaaaatatgcatGTCTGGAATACCAAAAACAAATCTTGAGCACTTATCCATATCAGTAGGTTGAAACTGGAAACAAATCTTGACCACGTGGAAGAGATCCAAGAGTATGGTTTTCTATGATCTTTTATGCATTGCAGCATCACTATTATATCAAATCGGAACTTAAACTTATCCATTTTCAAGATGCCTCTAAAACAACCAGATAAAGAAGTTTATAGCTTAAATTAATAAGTGAACATTATAAAGGGTTTGTCTAAGATACAAAAGTCTTATCTCTAGAACAATATTCTAAAATTCTACCTAAATCAGGTTGCATTGTAGTATACAACTATGTGTAATGAATTGAATTTGACGGCCATCA
Proteins encoded in this region:
- the LOC120081205 gene encoding protein ALP1-like, encoding MHHFSFPYYFFFYNFLCLCLCLLPNSLYFIFFHLLLHALKSIPEETTYTHQYQTYLFNPNNLKHPITTASSPSLLVFPKCFSTSFATLLCHCFINFESESFLHVNSIVLFDSLGGFLWVFHIFAYFCFFFDFRMGPIRGFKRKKKVEKKVDQNVFAAASLSSQLQPLDWWDEFSQRITGPLSQSKNTKFESVFKISRKTFSYICSLVKEVMMAKTSNFTDLNGKPLSLNDQVAVALRRLCSGESLSNIGESFGMNQSSVSQITWRFVEAMEEKGLHHLSWPSTEEDMDQIKSKFKKIRGLPNCCGVIETTHIMMTLPTTESANGIWLDREKNCSMILQVIVDPEMRFCDIITGWPGSLSDALVLQSSGFFKLSQDSERLNGKKMKLSESSELGEYIIGDSGFPLLPWLLTPYQGKGLSDYQTEFNKRHFATRLVAQRALTRLKEMWKIIKGVMWKPDKHRLPRIILVCCLLHNIVIDMEDEVQDEMPLSHHHDPSYRQQSCEFVDNTASIAREKLSMYLSGKLPP